The sequence ATACTACGTTCTTGTAGCAATTGTACGGATGGTAGTCCAGCCATTGCCGCCGGACAAGTCCGGTTGAGCGGCACTTGCGGGTTAACCCGCTGTTGTGAACGCAAGACCCGTCAGGTTGTGCCGGACAAATCCGTCACGCGGGTGTCAAGCCGGAACGAGACCCTTTGCCGCCTGCATCGCCAGGCGCAGCGAGTGCAACCGCGCGCCCTGGTCGAAGATCGAGGCGGCGGCGATAATCTCGTCCGCGCCGGTGCGCGTCGCAAAGGCATTAAGTCCCTCGCGCACTGTTTCAACCGTGCCGACCGCACTCACCCGGCGGACGCTTTCAAGCATGGAGACCGCTGAGTCCGGCAGGCTGTTGCGATATCCCGGCACGGGCGGCTTCAACTTGCCGGGATTTCCTGTGCGCAGGGCGACGAACGACTGGTCCATCGACGAGGCAAGCAGTTGCGCTTCCTCGTCGGTATCGGCGGCGATGACGTTGATCGCGGCGGCGCAATAGGGCTTCGCCAGCGTTTCGGACGGCTCGAACCGTTCGCGGTAGAGATCCAGCGCCTCATCGAGCTGCCTTGGTGCGAAGTGCGAGGCGAAAGCATAAGGCAGCCCAAGCATGGCCGCGAGTTGCGCGCCAAACAGGCTTGACCCCAGAATCCACATTTGCGGATTGGCGCCCTTGCCCGGTGTGGCCTGCAGCGGCACCCGCGGATCGCCAGCAAACTGCGCGCGCAATTCTACCACGTCCTGCGGGAAATCCTCGGCAGCACGGTTGGTATCCTTGCGCAATGCGCGGACGATGCGCTGGTCGGCACCGGGGGCACGGCCCAAGCCAAGATCGATGCGGCCGGGGAACAGAGCGTCCAGAGTCCCGAACTGCTCGGCAATCACTAGCGGGCTGTGATTGGGAAGCATGATCCCGCCCGATCCGATGCGGATGGTGGAGGTAGCATGGCCGATATGCGCGAGCACGACCGACACCGCCGCGCTGGCGATGCCTTCCATGCCGTGATGTTCGGCCACCCAGTAGCGCTCGTAGCCGCAGTCCTCGGCGACTTTTGCCGCAGCGGCGGCATTGTTCAGCGCATCGCGGACCGTCCCGCCCTCAACCACACTGACCAGATCGAGGACGGATAGTTTCATGGGGCGGGCTTCTCGGTTGCGGGGGACGTAACAGATGTGGGGGCAGGCCCCAGTTGTTCAAGGTAGCCCTTTGCAACCTTTCCTGAATCGCCGTCAGGATCAGCGGCGAGGACTGAAGCCCACGACTTGCGCGCCGCTTCATCGCGCCCATCGAGCACTGCGATGACTCCGGCCTCAAGCCCGACGCGCGGATCGCGCGGGGCGTACTTCGCGGCGATCTCGATATCGCGCTGGGCGCGTGGCAGATCGTTGTTGCGGCGGGCGAGCGTGGCCGAGAGCAGCCAGCCCTCGCCGTCCTCGGGCGCGAGGCGGTGGACCTCGTCGAGCGCACCACCGGCCTCGGCCATGCGGCCAAGAGCCACCAGCGCACGCGAGCGGTCCGCCTGAATCGCGCCCAGCGCGGCGTTGTCAGGATAGGCCTGTACCGCCAGAGCACGGTCGAACCAACCTAGCGCAGCTTCGGCTTTGCCACCTGCGAGCGCGGCGTTTCCGGCCATCGCCATGAGCGGAACGGCGGCAATTTCCTGCTCCTTTGGAATCCCTGCAACAGCCTGGCTGAAGGCTTCAAGCGCGCCCTCGAAATTGCCACCGTTTGACAGGATCAACCCGAGACACTGGTTGGCGCGGACCTTCTGGCCTGCGTCGCTGCCCTCGGCGACCCAGCGTCTCGCATCGACCAGCGCCGCATCCGGATCGGTCGCGGCCTTGGCGATGCAGGCAGTCAGGCGGTCTTGCTGGGGAAGTTCGGGCCTGATCATGCCGGCCTGCGCCTCGATATCGGCCTGCTTGCGCCGGCGGGGGATCGGCAGGGGCGAGATCTGCCCCGGCGATGGATTCGGACCGACCTGCATCAACTGCGCCTCTTGCGCCATCTCGACCGCGAAAAGCGGCGCGGGCAGATCGATCATCGGCTTATCCTTCAATTCCGGCCAACTCGCGCAGCAGCAGGGCAATATCGGTTTCGCGCGAAAGCCGGTGGTCGCCGTCCTTGATCAGATGCACCTGCACATCGGCTGAACGCAGCGACTGGGCGAGGCGGATGGATATGTCCCACGGCACGTCAGCATCGTTCAGGCCGTGGAGCAGGCGAACCGGGCCATCGAAGGCTATGCCTGCAGCCAGGCGCTTGTTGCGCTCGCCGTCCGACCAGAACAGCGCATGGGTCGGGGTAGACTCGGGACCGTAAGGATTGTCCTCGAAGATCGTGCGCCCCGCCGCCAACTCGATCCGCTGCGATTGCGAATAGCCCCATTCGGTGAAGTCCGGTGCGGGGGCGATACCGACAAGCGCGCGGACCCTGTCGCTCAGCGCTTCGGCCACAAGCAGCATCAGCCAGCCGCCCATGCTAGAGCCGGCGAGGTGGACCGCTTCGAGGCCGAGATGATCCACCAGCGCGACGACGTCATCGCGCCATTTAGAAAGACAGCCATCGGCAAATGCGCCATCGCTTTGCCCGCAGCCGGTGTAGTCGAGCAGGAGACAGGCGCGGCCTCTTTGCTGCGCCCAGTCCATCACCGCCACCGCCTTGCTCCCTTGCATGTCGGACATGTAGCCGGGAAGGAATACCACGGCGGGTAGGCGACCGGGGAGGAAGCGGTAGGCCATGTGCTGGCCCGATGGCAGGGTGAAGCGCGAAACGTCGGTCATACGCCCGGTCATGGCCTGCCTGTCCGGGCGCGGCAAGGTCAGTTTAGCGGCAGCATCAGCGAAACGCGCGGACCAGCAAGCTGACTGACAGGCTCGACGGACGCGACCTTGTGCGGCTTGCTGGCTGACATCGAGGCCACGGTAATGGCAACGGTGATGGCCAGCCACAGGCCCAATTTGCGAGTGTTGTTCCTGCACGGCATGGGTCATTCGCCTTTCTGGAAGATTGCTTCGATCGGCAGTTCGAACAGTTCCGCGATCCGGAAAGCGAGCGGGAGCGAAGGGTCGTACTTCCCTGTTTCGATCGCGTTGACCGACTGGCGGCTGACATCGAGCTTTTCGGCAAGGTCGGCCTGGCTCCAGTTGCGCTCCGCACGCAGGACCTTGAGGCGGTTCTTCATGCGCAGCCGCCTTCGCCCAGGGTGATGCGGTTATACAGAGCGCCAAGGCCGAGGCCTGCGAACCAGAAAAACGCCGCGCCAAACCCGTGGTCTCCGGCGGCGATCAGGTCGAAGTTCTGCAGCCATTCGCGGATCGTGGTGATGAACAGCGCGAAGCCGGTGGCGAAGAGGCATTGCCGCACCATAAGCATGCGCAAGTATTCGTCGGTCTGCTCCACCAGCAGGCGCATGACCGCCCAGAACACGCCGATGATCGGCAGCGCAGGGAGCAGTGCGAGGACATAAGCGAGCGAGCCCTCGGCCAGCCCGCGCTTGAACGCCCACTTGGCGAGGATGAGGAACAGGACATAGGCGGTCATCAGCGCGAACAGGCGGATGGTGTAGCGGCGGTTGGCTGGGTTCTTGATGGTGACGGACATTGGTCAAGCCTCCTTGATCTGATGACAAGCTTCCTTGACCATATTCACCTCTATGTCAAGCTTCATTGTCATTGTGTCGCTGGTGCTTGACCACACATGCGCAGCGCAGCCTCATCCACCGGCCCGATTTCGGCCATACGCGCCCTTCCGGTCGCGGCGCTCCTGTGGCAAGGCGCTGCCACCTGAGTGTTAGAGAGACCCCCATGTCCGAGTTGCTGAAGATCACCCTGCCCGACGGTTCCGTGCGTGAAGTTGCGCCCGGCAGCACTCCGGCGGACATTGCTGCCGCAATCGGACCCGGCCTTGCCAAAGCCGCGCTGGCGGCAAAGGTCGATGGCGAGCTGGTCGATCTTTCGCGCCCGTTCATGGCAGACGCGCAACTGGCGCTGGTGACCGCGAAGGATGAGGTCGAGGCGCTTGATCTGGCGCGGCACGACTTTGCACATATCCTCGCCGAAGCGGTGCAGGCGCTGTTTCCGGGCACGCAGATCACCTTCGGGCCGAGCACGGACGACGGCTTCTACTACGACTTCGCCCCCGCAGAGCGCCCGTTCACGGAAGAAGACCTCCCCGCGATCGAAGCGCAGATGCGCAAGATCATTGGCGCGAACAAGCCGCTCCGCCGTGAGGAATGGAGCCGCGAACAGCTTATCAGTCGCTGGAAGCAGCAGGGCGAAAGCTTCAAGGCCGAATGGGCTGCCGAACTTCCGGGTGACGAGCCGCTGACAGTCTATTGGTCAGGCGACGACTGGCTCGACATGTGCCGCGGGCCGCACTTGCCCTCGACCGGCAAGCTGGACCCGAACGCCTTCAAGCTGACGCGCGTTTCGGGGGCCTATTGGCGAGGCGATCAGAACAATGCGATGCTCAGCCGCATCTATGGCACCGGCTGGCTCAACAAGAAGCAGCTCGACGCCCACCTGACGCGGCTGGAAGAGGCGGCCAAGCGCGATCATCGCAAGCTCGGCAATGAAATGGACCTGTTCCATCTTCAGGCCGAAGCCCACGGCAGCGTGTTCTGGCACCCCAAGGGCTACCTGATCTGGCGCGAGCTCGAAGCCTATATGCGCCGCGCCATCGACGGTGCGGGCTACCGTGAGGTAAAGACTCCGCAGGTCATGGACGCGCGCCAGTGGGAGCAGTCCGGCCACTGGGGCAAGTACCGCGAGAACATGTTCGTCATCCCCGACGAAGTGCCGAACGTGGATGACGAAGGACCGGTGATCAGCGGCGATGCCGACTGGATGGCCTTGAAGCCGATGAACTGCCCGGCGCACGTGCTGATCTTCCGGCAGGGGCTGAAGTCATATCGCGAGCTGCCCATGCGGCTTTACGAAAACGGCTGCTGCCACCGCAACGAACCGCACGGCGCGCTGCACGGGCTGATGCGCGTGCGCCAGTTCACGCAGGACGACGCCCACATCTTCTGCCGCGAAGACCAGATCGTCGACGAAGTGCAGGCATTCTGCGAACTCGCCGACCGCGTCTACAAGCACTTCGGTTTCACGTATTCGATCAAGCTGGCGCTGCGCCCCGAAAAGCGCTTCGGAACCGAGGAGATGTGGGACAAGGCCGAGAGCGAACTTCGCGCCGCCGTTGTCCGCGCAGGACTTGCAACCGAAGACTACGGTTGGGAAGAACTTCCGGGCGAAGGCGCGTTCTATGCCCCCAAGCTCGAATGGCACCTCACCGACGCGATCGGCCGCACCTGGCAGGTCGGCACGATCCAGTCCGACCGAGTCCTGCCCGAACGGCTTGATGCGAGCTACGTCGGCGAGGATGGCGAGAAGCACCGTCCGGTCATGCTGCACCGCGCAATCTTCGGGTCGTACGAGCGCTTCATCGGCATCCTGATCGAACATTTCGCCGGTCGCCTGCCGGTGTGGCTCGCCCCGGTACAGGCAGTGGTTGCGACCATCGTTTCCGACGCCGACGATTATGCGAAGGACGCGCTGGCCAAACTGAAGGCTGCGGGCATTCGCACCGAGACCGACCTGCGCAACGAGAAGATCAACTACAAGGTGCGCGAACACTCGCTGCAAAAAGTCCCCTACCTGCTGGTCGTGGGCAAGCGCGAAGCCGAAGAAGGCACCGTGGCAATCCGCATTCTGGGCGAACAGCACCAGAAAGTCATGCCGCTGGACGAGGCGATTGCGCTGCTCAAGGGCGAAGCCTTGGCACCGGACTTGCGCTGAGTTCGGAGCGGGGCTTTTGCGCCCCAGCCCCTCCCCGTTAGTCCTTAGCCTGTCGAAGGACTCGCACTGGAGGTTGTTGATAACCGCAAATTAAGCGGTTTCCCTTAGGTAGGCCGGAAATATTCGCCACCCGGGGGCCGGCTACGATGACCATGCAATTCCGCTCGCTTGCCAAAACGGCTGCCGCCGATGGCGAAATCGACGCAGCCGAAATCCTCAGCTTGCGCCGCAACGCCTGGCCGGACGGTCGGATCAGCCCGGACGAGGCCGAAGCGATCTTCATCGTCAACGACCGGATTGCCGCGCCCACCACCGAATGGAGCGACTTCTTCACCGAGGCGCTGGTCGAGTTCATCGTCAACACCGCAGAGCCGCGTGGCTACGTTTCCGAAGACAATGCGCGCTGGCTGATCGAGCGAGTCCAGCACGACGGCAAGGTGAACAGCCTGACCGAACTCGAACTGGTCGTCCACGTGCTGGAAAAGGCGCTTTCCGCGCCAGATTCGCTTCGCCAGTTCGCGCTCGATCTGGTTGAGCGCGCAGTGCTGACTGGCGAAGGCCCGACCCGCGCAGGCGGGCAGCTTGAACCCGGCAGCATCACGTCAGCCGAATGCGCGCTGATCCGCCGCACGATCTTTGCAGCGGGCGGTGACCGCCCCGCCGCCGTCAGCCAGCGCGAGGCGGAAATGTTGTTCCGCGTGAAGGATGCGACGCTCGGCGCAGCCAATGCGCCGGAATGGGAGCGCCTGTTCGTGCAGGGCGTGGGCAACTATCTGCAGGGATGGCAGGGTGCGAAAGGCCTTACCCGTGAACGCGCGGGCGAACTCGAAGCCTTTATGGATGACCGTTCGAGCAACCTCGGCGTTTTTTTCAAGCGCATGGCCATGACCAACGCCAACGGGTTCAAGCAAGCCGTGCGCGACGTGGGCCTTGGCCGCCGCACCCCATCGCGAGATGTTGCGGGTGAAGCGGCGCGCGATCATGGTGTGACCGACAGCGAGAAGCTGTGGCTCGATGCCCGGATAGACGCCGACGACCAGCTGGACCCGCTGGAAGAAGCGCTGATGCGCTTCCTCAGCGAAGCCTAGACGGTAAAGCTTTCACCGCACCCACAGCTGCCCTTGGCGTTGGGGTTCTGGAACACGAACCCGGCGGTGAAATCGTCTTCCTGCCAGTCCATCGTGCTTCCGATCAGGTAGAGCACCGAGGCGCTGTCGATGAAGAACAGCCCGCCGGGGGTCTCGATCTTCTCGTCTATTGGATTGGCCTGCGTCACATAGTCGACCGAATAGGCCAGCCCTGAGCACCCGCGACGCGGCGTGGACAGCTTCACGCCAATCGCATCGGCTGGTGCCTCGGCCATCAGCTTGGCGATGCGCGCTTCCGCGCTGGCCGTCAGGATCACGGCGGCGGGTAGCGGACGGCGGACTTTGGTCTCGGTGGTCGTAGCCATGATCTTGAACATTCCGTTCGTGTCGAGCGAAGTCGAGACACGTTGTGCGCCCGTGTCTCGACTTCGCTCGACACGAACGGATGTGGGGTGATTGCCCGGAGTTACAACATCCCCAGCTCAAGCTTGGCGTCGTCACTCATCTTTTGCGGGTCCCACGGCGGATCCCATACGAGATTAACCTCGGCATCGCGCACGCCGGGCACTGCGCTGACGCGCAGTTCAACTTCGGCGGGCATCGATTCGGCGACCGGGCAATGCGGCGTGGTCAGCGTCATGGTGACGACCACGTGCGCCTCATCGGCAACCTCGACACCGTAGATCAGGCCGAGATCGTAGATGTTGACCGGGATTTC is a genomic window of Novosphingobium sp. MMS21-SN21R containing:
- a CDS encoding LLM class flavin-dependent oxidoreductase, with amino-acid sequence MKLSVLDLVSVVEGGTVRDALNNAAAAAKVAEDCGYERYWVAEHHGMEGIASAAVSVVLAHIGHATSTIRIGSGGIMLPNHSPLVIAEQFGTLDALFPGRIDLGLGRAPGADQRIVRALRKDTNRAAEDFPQDVVELRAQFAGDPRVPLQATPGKGANPQMWILGSSLFGAQLAAMLGLPYAFASHFAPRQLDEALDLYRERFEPSETLAKPYCAAAINVIAADTDEEAQLLASSMDQSFVALRTGNPGKLKPPVPGYRNSLPDSAVSMLESVRRVSAVGTVETVREGLNAFATRTGADEIIAAASIFDQGARLHSLRLAMQAAKGLVPA
- a CDS encoding tetratricopeptide repeat protein: MIDLPAPLFAVEMAQEAQLMQVGPNPSPGQISPLPIPRRRKQADIEAQAGMIRPELPQQDRLTACIAKAATDPDAALVDARRWVAEGSDAGQKVRANQCLGLILSNGGNFEGALEAFSQAVAGIPKEQEIAAVPLMAMAGNAALAGGKAEAALGWFDRALAVQAYPDNAALGAIQADRSRALVALGRMAEAGGALDEVHRLAPEDGEGWLLSATLARRNNDLPRAQRDIEIAAKYAPRDPRVGLEAGVIAVLDGRDEAARKSWASVLAADPDGDSGKVAKGYLEQLGPAPTSVTSPATEKPAP
- a CDS encoding alpha/beta hydrolase, translated to MTDVSRFTLPSGQHMAYRFLPGRLPAVVFLPGYMSDMQGSKAVAVMDWAQQRGRACLLLDYTGCGQSDGAFADGCLSKWRDDVVALVDHLGLEAVHLAGSSMGGWLMLLVAEALSDRVRALVGIAPAPDFTEWGYSQSQRIELAAGRTIFEDNPYGPESTPTHALFWSDGERNKRLAAGIAFDGPVRLLHGLNDADVPWDISIRLAQSLRSADVQVHLIKDGDHRLSRETDIALLLRELAGIEG
- a CDS encoding helix-turn-helix transcriptional regulator, producing MKNRLKVLRAERNWSQADLAEKLDVSRQSVNAIETGKYDPSLPLAFRIAELFELPIEAIFQKGE
- the thrS gene encoding threonine--tRNA ligase; this translates as MSELLKITLPDGSVREVAPGSTPADIAAAIGPGLAKAALAAKVDGELVDLSRPFMADAQLALVTAKDEVEALDLARHDFAHILAEAVQALFPGTQITFGPSTDDGFYYDFAPAERPFTEEDLPAIEAQMRKIIGANKPLRREEWSREQLISRWKQQGESFKAEWAAELPGDEPLTVYWSGDDWLDMCRGPHLPSTGKLDPNAFKLTRVSGAYWRGDQNNAMLSRIYGTGWLNKKQLDAHLTRLEEAAKRDHRKLGNEMDLFHLQAEAHGSVFWHPKGYLIWRELEAYMRRAIDGAGYREVKTPQVMDARQWEQSGHWGKYRENMFVIPDEVPNVDDEGPVISGDADWMALKPMNCPAHVLIFRQGLKSYRELPMRLYENGCCHRNEPHGALHGLMRVRQFTQDDAHIFCREDQIVDEVQAFCELADRVYKHFGFTYSIKLALRPEKRFGTEEMWDKAESELRAAVVRAGLATEDYGWEELPGEGAFYAPKLEWHLTDAIGRTWQVGTIQSDRVLPERLDASYVGEDGEKHRPVMLHRAIFGSYERFIGILIEHFAGRLPVWLAPVQAVVATIVSDADDYAKDALAKLKAAGIRTETDLRNEKINYKVREHSLQKVPYLLVVGKREAEEGTVAIRILGEQHQKVMPLDEAIALLKGEALAPDLR
- a CDS encoding iron-sulfur cluster assembly accessory protein, with amino-acid sequence MATTTETKVRRPLPAAVILTASAEARIAKLMAEAPADAIGVKLSTPRRGCSGLAYSVDYVTQANPIDEKIETPGGLFFIDSASVLYLIGSTMDWQEDDFTAGFVFQNPNAKGSCGCGESFTV
- a CDS encoding SUF system Fe-S cluster assembly protein, giving the protein MSENDPKFAVEEVAEVNAPRRARVDDIPEPVETPAEKLERKRDYLEGFLAAKPEGVSAGEPGGDIYEGVVAALKEIFDPEIPVNIYDLGLIYGVEVADEAHVVVTMTLTTPHCPVAESMPAEVELRVSAVPGVRDAEVNLVWDPPWDPQKMSDDAKLELGML